In Ralstonia pseudosolanacearum, the DNA window TCCGTTCCTATTTTGCTCTGCGGGCACCAAGGCTCAAAAAGTTGTGATACTGTATATCCATACAGTATTCGGCTCAGCCTTGCGGTGCCTTCATGCCTGCGCAGTCCTCGTCTCTTTTTTCCGCCAACGATGTAGCGGCACCTCCGGCCATCGCCGATGCGGTCGCTGGCCCGGTGACCGCCGGGGCGCTTCCGCGCGCGCGGCCGGTGCCATCGCCGGAGCTGCTGCACCCGGCGCTGTGGCGGGCCGGCAGTCTGGCGAGGGGCGTCGGGCGGGTGCTGGCGACCGGCCATGACGCGCTGGATGCCGAGCTGCCCGGCGGCGGCTGGCCGCTGGGCGGGCTGACCGAATTGCTGTGCCCGCAGCCCGGCATCGGAGAATGCCGGCTGCTGCGGCCGGCGCTGTCCACGCTGTGCGCCGGCGCGGAGCGCATCGCCCTGGTCGGGCCGCCGTATCTGCCCAATGCGGTGCGGCTGGTCGGCTGGGATTTTTCGCCGGAGCAGGTGGTCTGGGTGCGCGCGGCCAAGCCGTCGGACCTGCTGTGGGCGGCCGAGCAGATCGTACGCAGCCAGGCGTTCGGCGGGGTGCTGCTCTGGCTGGACCAGGCGCGCCCCGGCGTGTTGCGCCGGCTGCAGGTGCTGGCGCAGGCCGGCGACAGCGCGATCTGGGTGTTCCGTCCGGTACAGGCGCTGCGGGAGTCGTCGCCGGCGGTGCTGCGGCTCGGGCTGGCGCCCATGGCGGGCGATACGCTGTCCATCA includes these proteins:
- the imuA gene encoding translesion DNA synthesis-associated protein ImuA; its protein translation is MPAQSSSLFSANDVAAPPAIADAVAGPVTAGALPRARPVPSPELLHPALWRAGSLARGVGRVLATGHDALDAELPGGGWPLGGLTELLCPQPGIGECRLLRPALSTLCAGAERIALVGPPYLPNAVRLVGWDFSPEQVVWVRAAKPSDLLWAAEQIVRSQAFGGVLLWLDQARPGVLRRLQVLAQAGDSAIWVFRPVQALRESSPAVLRLGLAPMAGDTLSITFHKRRGPLRDTPLVLPLADPLRAGRASVRPLPAAPVEPFVVDPATAALLASLSSFPASGEVPDAADHAVLDRSASASPAARRAAFPVV